A genome region from Halichondria panicea chromosome 15, odHalPani1.1, whole genome shotgun sequence includes the following:
- the LOC135348439 gene encoding protein dpy-30 homolog has translation METATSDEKMSKEEPEQQSEDQAEEPIKGLPDSVLRFIEMQEARMEAPMPKVEIDSLSTRSYLDHTVVPVMMDAMAAVARQRPPDPIEYVAMFILKNKDKYKQY, from the exons ATGGAGACAGCTACTAGTGATGAAAAGATGTCTAAAGAAGAGCCTGAGCAGCAGTCAGAGGATCAAGCAGAGGAGCCCATAAAGGGACTCCCTGACTCTGTCTTG AGGTTCATAGAGATGCAAGAAGCCCGAATGGAAGCGCCCATGCCCAAGGTGGAGATAGACTCCCTCAGTACTCGATCCTACCTGGATCACACTGTGGTGCCTGTGATGATGGATGCCATGGCTGCAGTAGCACGTCAGAG GCCCCCGGACCCCATCGAGTATGTGGCCATGTTCATACTCAAGAACAAAGACAAGTACAAGCAATATTAA